The genomic region CACCGCAAACAGCGGTTTGCCCATTTCCTAAAGTTAGGTTTCTTGCCGAAATCTGCACTATTTGGTACATTTTGTAGGATTGAATTCTCAAAGGCACTACCTTTTCTgtaatttttcttccaatttttcacacacatatgtatatgtTTGTGGATGTTTCTCTGTGCAGGTTCAAATTGTGGACAGACAGCTCCTCCAGCTTGCACACTTTTAAGCGTTGGACAGGTTTCTCTTTGTCCCTGTGCCTTTGTAATTCTtaaatttctttcctttttcttgaaATTGGTTAGAATTGTGGAGTATCGCCTGATCAATATTGGTTTTAAGCACAAGCACCGAAatttggaagcgtaaatgtGTGCCACATTGTAGAAGTAAGTTCATGGTTCTGTGGCAGGCCTTCTCCGGTACGCAGAACGTTTCTAGTCTGCAGAAAGATGAAGCGTGGAGAGTGAATGTTTGGATACAGGGGTGTGACCTTGAGTATGGTTATCTATGTGGAACCATGGAAGCTCTTAACGTTCCTATGGCAGACACACCGGTAAGAAGTTTCTTTCTGCCTGTTGATTACCTGTCACCGTGAAATGTTTGTTTGTGTATTGGTATTGATATTAAGTATTTCCGCGAAATGATTTAAGAACAACAAAAGAGTGAACGAACTGCTGAGTTTTTATCGGACTGTTCTTTAGTTAAGGAGTTTCATTCCCTTTTAGCATTGTAGGTCCCTTTGATTTTCATACTGCTGTCAGTGTTGTGGTTGTCTAGAGTCCACATCTTGTAATATGGCTATATCTAGATGGCAAACCTCATAGTTAAATCTTAAATCAAGCATTCTTTGGGTTCATTAGGTGGCCGCGAGAAACTTGATTTGCCTGATTTTCAATCTTCCTTTCCTAAGATATCAGTACAATATTCACTGCTTATCGTGTGTCTCATAGAAGCCTGCCACTTTCATGCAAGACGTGTACATTAGATTTGACACCGTATCTAATTTTTTGTGGATATGGAAATCTAGTTACTGTAATCCCCCACACTCCCGTATTCTGATATTTTCATAACCTTCATTGGGTATCTACTTTGTTTTCCTAAATGTATGTTAGGTAGTTACCTTTTGGGAAGGAGAGATTGTTGACACCAAGAATTATACTTTCTTCACTGGAAAATGGGAAGCAACGTatgtttcttttgttcttttaacCTGTAATCCATAGTAGACCCTAATTAGCAATGGTTGTGGAATAACGATCTAGTGCTTATTTGTGAAACCCTTTACAGGACAGAGGATGATATAAGGCACTGGACcaagtttccttctttttcctctCTTCTGGTATGGAGTCTATATCTTCTCAATCTATGGAAAACTTCTTTTATCGTCTGATTAATTCTATTGTTTACAGAGCCAAGTGGAAGTTGATGGTGGCAAATCATTAGATCTAAGTAATTATCCATACATATTCATGGTAAGTGATCTAATTGCTTTATTATTCCCCATATAATTACTACTTAACCATCGGATGAAACGTTGATGAATTCTTTGACATTGTCGTGGTGCAGAGATGGAAAGAGCAATACTTTGTGAATGTTGGCACAGACTGTGGGCTGACTATAGCTGGCTTTTACTATGTCTGTTTTTCTTGCAGCGATGACTCCATCAATGGCTTCTATTATGATCCTAACAGCAGGTATACTGGCCAGAgtatttccttcatttttttcatgGGATGTGCGTATGCTTACAAAGTATGTTGCCACTTCCATTATTATGCGCTGTCTTTCTGGTTTAGTATTTTAATCACATTGCAGCAAAGTGACTGATAAGTATTACTTGAACCAACGTGCAGCCCTTTTCAGAAGCTTGAGCTGAAATCCACTAACGAGGAACGATCAGGTTTCAGCTTTTCATCATATGAACTGCGATAGATGAGAAAATATATGTCTAGGGATATGCCTGGTAGGAATTGTACAACTTTTGGTCAATTTTCAAGAACACGCGTCTCCATTTGTAATGCAAGGATTAACGTACAAGTTGTGAAGATGTACATTTGTCTGTGCTTGTAAAAGTATGTTGCGGAGCTGTTTGGTGTTCTTGTATATTGTAATTGCCGATTGCGAGTTACTTTGGGGTGATATGAGATCTTGCATATGTGCCCAAACCTTCAGCTCAAATCTGAATTTGTGATTGTGAATACAAGCAAAAATAGGTCCAGTCAAGTTTACTTCTTTATGATTCTTGGTATTATGATTTAAAGGAAAGCTTAGCAATGCCCTGAACTTTGTACCTTGTTCCACTTTGccctatgattttttttaatttggttgagCACCCAAACTTTTCATTCCTACCGGTATCTCGGAGACAGTCGATAGTGTCACAATTTACCGTTAATTTCATAGCATGCAATATATAACCAACTTTTAGGAGCATATATGTCATCAAAATGCAACATGGACAAGAAAAAATAGTAAATATTTTGGAATTCTTAATTGAGCTatgagaaaggaaaaagaaagagagtgaAAGAAATGAAACTTAATTATGCATTAAATCAAATGCTTCTACGATACAAAATGGACGAAAATACATTTAATACGACATAATATGTGACAAAACTAACAGGAAGGGGAGAACATTGTACaattgaaacttaaaatttcTTGCATTAAATCAAAGGCCTCCACAGAATGACTAGtctaattatgaagtttgtatGGTTAAATGATGTCACGTTGTCATTGAAGGAAAAATGACCCCTTATATGTAAAGAACCAAGTATTGTTCGGGTGCATTGGCATGAATAATTTTGGGGGGAGGGGGCTTAAAATGAAATTGATAGTTTACAGGCCTAAGTGGAGTGAAAAAAGCTCAGCTTTGCTTCGGCTTGAAATAGTTCAAACTTACACTAGGTTCGACTCGTTAAGAAACAAGTTAAGTTTGAATATTAATATGTTTGACTTGTCAAGAACAGAAGAAGGGAATAGTTTTCACGAGATAACTTGAATTAGGCTCTATTCAAGTAGTTTGTTTGTAATGAAAGATTATGTTTGAGATTTTTCTTTCGGATAAGATTATGTTCCCATCTTCTTCTGTTTCTAAACAAACAACAAGCATTAACAAGTATGAGGCGTCTATCACTTAAAgtattacttttgaatttttgttgttgttgtgttgtttatgttctatagtctttttattaaaatgtgttgttaagttgtgaattttttttatagaaaacttcattttaattcttaaaaaatatGACTTTTAGACTATAACcttgtgtaagattaaaatccaattttagtccctagtacatttaatcatatcatttattagttatattttgatgttttatttatcgttttatttttattttaatgtattaattacatttaaatataatttttatttcattcatcataatatattttaatgtctacatTCAGGGAACTAAttcttttataatatatattccgATAACAATTTttatgttcttcatttaggtacattaatacatttgaatatttcggTATATCCATCGGTACAAACATATAATTACATTGATTCAATATAATGCATTTCGGTCAATATAATGCATTTCATtacgtacattttggtacacacatttgaatattgacttttaggtacattaattcaatatattatatttcgatacgtacatttaggtacatacatttcggtattgacatttaggtacatacatttcagtattgacatttaggtacatacattttggtattgACATTCAGGTATGtacatttaggttcattataatatatttcggtacaatcatgtaggtacaaatatttcggtacaaaaaattcaattatatATTTCGGCACAATCATTTCTGTacacttatgtatttatatatttttgtatcacaaatttcttttaatattttctcatttacattcatttataattaaaaaactaaatatgtgcatattaataaaattaaaatttaatgtggagagattaaataaaaatacacattaaataacaaaaattgaatgtaaattttgataaaagtacactttaagggattaaattgaatatgtaatctagcaccagtttttttttttaattttaatcttttacaaGGATTGATGTTCataaaccccttttttttttattagagcaAACCAACTTATTGCAATAAAAAGCTCGATACAGTTTGAGCTTGGTGTCAAGTTGAAGTTTTTAAGCTCACTCGAGTTCATATAAGAAGCAAGCCAAACCTAGTTTGAGCTTGAAAAGaattaaacaaaccaaaaactttgAGCAAAGTGTTATTCGATTTGGTTCGGCTGGTTTACAAGCCTCAATGCTGCTGGTAGAGAATATGTGTTGTGGACCTTGTGGTCCCCAATCCAACTGGCCGAGGTTCAAGGATATCAACATCTAAACCATTCAATTAGCAGCTTTTGTTGGTGGAGACCGGAGagattcaattcaattcaattcaattacaGATCATATAGCTTGCAGTAGCGGATTGTCCCAATAGAGAACTGATGACATGAGATGAGCTGAGAATTGGCCATCACCATTCACCACCAAGTCACTCATGATCAAGCGTTGAAGACGATCACGAAGTGGGGCCCAACCCAAACACACACAACTTGTAAAATCAACATTGAAAAGTGGGGCCCACATTTGAGCCCCTAATATTATTCTCAAGTTCAGTgccaaccaaaccaaaccaccACAGCACCAACACATTCACAAACCTTGGCATTTGCCCTCGTTTCCTGCATTGAAGGGGGACGACgatgagatgagagagagagggagagagaacatTTATTCCACTAAGTTGCCAACAGAAACATCCTCGTGCATGGACTCACGCAATTGGTAACCCaggtcaaaataaaaataaaaataaaccctaatttaaatAATACACAAAATACCAAcacaataaataattaaaataaaaatcttaacCCACCACTACTAGCCTACTACCAGAAAAACACTGCATTTACCCCATTTCATGAGGGACGTGTCCCTCTGTTTATTTCTCTATCTGTAAGTTGTAAGTTTGTAACCAC from Pyrus communis chromosome 9, drPyrComm1.1, whole genome shotgun sequence harbors:
- the LOC137745937 gene encoding uncharacterized protein isoform X1 is translated as MPVRVAETSAPSQLSGSNCGQTAPPACTLLSVGQAFSGTQNVSSLQKDEAWRVNVWIQGCDLEYGYLCGTMEALNVPMADTPVVTFWEGEIVDTKNYTFFTGKWEATTEDDIRHWTKFPSFSSLLSQVEVDGGKSLDLSNYPYIFMRWKEQYFVNVGTDCGLTIAGFYYVCFSCSDDSINGFYYDPNSSPFQKLELKSTNEERSGFSFSSYELR
- the LOC137745937 gene encoding uncharacterized protein isoform X2, translating into MPVRVAETSAPSQLSGSNCGQTAPPACTLLSVGQAFSGTQNVSSLQKDEAWRVNVWIQGCDLEYGYLCGTMEALNVPMADTPVVTFWEGEIVDTKNYTFFTGKWEATTEDDIRHWTKFPSFSSLLSQVEVDGGKSLDLSNYPYIFMRWKEQYFVNVGTDCGLTIAGFYYVCFSCSDDSINGFYYDPNSRYTGQSISFIFFMGCAYAYKPFSEA
- the LOC137745937 gene encoding uncharacterized protein isoform X3, with translation MVLWQAFSGTQNVSSLQKDEAWRVNVWIQGCDLEYGYLCGTMEALNVPMADTPVVTFWEGEIVDTKNYTFFTGKWEATTEDDIRHWTKFPSFSSLLSQVEVDGGKSLDLSNYPYIFMRWKEQYFVNVGTDCGLTIAGFYYVCFSCSDDSINGFYYDPNSSPFQKLELKSTNEERSGFSFSSYELR